Proteins encoded within one genomic window of Synechococcus sp. PCC 7335:
- a CDS encoding hemolysin family protein, protein MFQLAAAVFIVILGSALCSGTETALLSIPLLRAKQLAQNKPSPGAIALLNIRQHVTRPIATIVILNNIFNIVGSIVVGRIATTLFSNTGIGIFSAVLTFAIILFAEILPKTVGERYAENISLIVAIPVRGATVICTPLIWLLEKITAPLTKGNRRPITNESEIRLLTILGYQEGLIEDDEAEMIDRVFRLNDLMAADIMTPRVAITFIPGSAILREVQDEIISSQHTRILVIEEDLDHVIGVALKAELLAALVQGHGEATVKSVMRQVHYVPDTERTDRLIKTFQSLREHLMVVVDEYGGVSGVVTLEDTLEVLTGEIVDETDRNVDLQALARQRQKRILRRSGFRKTTRTPPPPHLPTS, encoded by the coding sequence ATGTTTCAACTTGCGGCTGCTGTATTTATTGTCATTTTGGGTTCTGCCCTCTGTTCTGGGACTGAGACGGCCTTGCTCTCAATTCCACTGCTACGAGCCAAACAGCTTGCCCAAAACAAGCCTAGCCCAGGTGCGATCGCACTACTAAACATCCGGCAGCATGTCACTCGGCCCATTGCAACCATCGTTATCCTCAACAATATTTTCAACATTGTCGGCAGCATTGTCGTCGGTCGAATCGCCACTACCCTATTTAGCAATACAGGAATCGGTATCTTCTCGGCAGTGCTAACGTTTGCAATTATCCTCTTTGCTGAAATTTTGCCAAAGACGGTAGGCGAGCGCTATGCGGAAAACATCAGCCTGATAGTCGCCATTCCCGTGCGCGGAGCCACCGTTATCTGTACGCCTTTGATTTGGCTACTAGAAAAAATTACCGCGCCGCTAACGAAGGGGAATAGACGGCCTATCACCAATGAATCAGAGATCAGGCTGCTGACTATCCTCGGCTACCAAGAAGGCCTAATCGAGGATGACGAGGCCGAAATGATCGATCGTGTTTTTCGACTAAACGACCTAATGGCCGCAGACATTATGACGCCTAGGGTGGCGATCACCTTTATCCCAGGCTCTGCCATCTTACGAGAAGTTCAAGATGAGATTATCAGTTCTCAGCACACCCGCATTCTAGTGATCGAAGAAGATCTCGATCACGTTATTGGCGTTGCCCTAAAAGCAGAGCTGCTAGCAGCCTTGGTCCAAGGGCATGGGGAAGCCACCGTCAAAAGCGTGATGCGCCAAGTCCACTACGTCCCTGATACCGAGCGCACCGATCGACTGATCAAGACCTTCCAATCCTTGCGCGAGCATCTCATGGTCGTTGTAGATGAATACGGCGGCGTCTCTGGCGTAGTGACACTAGAAGACACTTTAGAAGTCCTTACAGGCGAGATTGTCGATGAAACCGATCGCAATGTAGACTTGCAAGCGCTCGCTAGACAGAGGCAAAAGCGGATTCTGCGGCGTAGCGGTTTTCGCAAAACCACCCGAACCCCGCCACCACCGCACCTGCCTACCTCCTAG
- a CDS encoding ABC transporter ATP-binding protein codes for MSDTILDVQGLTVEFATAEEQGSDSLRAVDNVSFRLARGQTIGIVGESGSGKSVTSLAVMGLVPTPPGRVTNGQVLFKPSNGSVVDLQQVSKRQMRHYRGCQIAMIFQEPMSSLNPVYTCGFQLVEAIRQHQRISKQAAYEQAIAQLIEVRLLPPEMQMFEQVRLELNSEDSAVVSREVKRRQRAMLDRFPHQLSGGQIQRLMIAMALSSNPSLLIADEPTTALDVTVQSTILDLLRELRDRRGMSMIFITHDLGIIAEIADQVAVMYQGKIVETGAVLDIFKSPQHPYTQGLLACRPRPDQRLRQLPTVSDYMEEVVSPEGDRIIQAKSQDNYGTGLPPIREISPREMQIRLNDLEEKGPLITVENLKVGYPVQGVFGRIERYVMAVNEVSFEVYQGETFGLVGESGCGKTTLGRALLQLVKPMGGKVWFEGRELTQLRGGQMRKRRREMQVIFQDPYSSLNPRMSIGNAIAEPLKIHGVIRRRKNLKERVEYLLERVGLDPHCLNRFPHEFSGGQRQRVCIARALALSPKFIVCDESVSALDVSVQAQVLNLLKELQAEFKLTYIFISHDLGVVKFMSDRIMVMNQGRIEEIGPAEEIYQRPRRDYTRQLISAIPEGTLKRIQDLQTERERQKALL; via the coding sequence ATGAGTGACACCATCTTAGATGTTCAAGGTCTAACTGTTGAATTCGCAACGGCAGAAGAGCAGGGGAGTGATAGCCTTCGCGCAGTAGACAACGTTTCGTTTCGCTTAGCGCGTGGTCAGACTATCGGCATCGTGGGTGAATCAGGCTCTGGCAAGTCTGTTACCTCGTTAGCGGTGATGGGCCTAGTTCCAACTCCACCAGGAAGGGTGACTAACGGACAGGTGCTCTTTAAACCTAGCAATGGGTCTGTAGTTGATCTTCAACAGGTCTCCAAGCGGCAGATGCGGCACTATCGGGGTTGCCAAATCGCTATGATCTTTCAAGAACCCATGAGTTCGCTCAACCCAGTCTACACCTGTGGCTTTCAGCTAGTAGAGGCGATTCGCCAGCACCAGCGGATTTCTAAACAGGCGGCGTACGAGCAGGCGATCGCCCAGCTTATAGAGGTTCGTCTACTGCCACCAGAGATGCAGATGTTCGAGCAGGTGCGGCTAGAGCTTAATAGCGAAGACAGTGCTGTGGTTAGTCGGGAAGTTAAGCGCCGTCAAAGAGCAATGCTAGATCGCTTTCCGCACCAGCTCTCGGGCGGGCAGATTCAGCGGCTGATGATTGCGATGGCGCTCTCGTCTAACCCATCTTTGCTGATTGCGGATGAACCGACAACCGCGCTTGATGTCACTGTGCAGTCCACAATTCTAGATCTGCTAAGGGAACTGCGCGATCGCCGGGGCATGTCAATGATCTTCATCACCCACGATCTAGGTATCATTGCGGAAATTGCTGATCAAGTGGCGGTGATGTACCAAGGCAAAATTGTGGAAACCGGGGCGGTGCTCGACATCTTCAAATCGCCCCAACATCCATATACGCAAGGATTACTAGCCTGCCGTCCGCGACCGGATCAAAGGTTACGCCAGCTACCCACAGTCTCAGACTACATGGAAGAAGTGGTCAGTCCAGAAGGCGATCGCATCATTCAAGCCAAGTCTCAAGACAATTATGGAACTGGGCTTCCTCCCATACGAGAAATTAGCCCTCGCGAGATGCAGATTCGGCTAAACGATCTAGAAGAGAAGGGGCCGTTAATCACTGTTGAAAACTTAAAGGTTGGCTATCCGGTGCAAGGCGTTTTTGGTCGAATAGAGCGCTATGTAATGGCAGTCAATGAAGTTTCCTTTGAGGTATACCAGGGTGAGACCTTTGGCCTGGTGGGTGAATCAGGCTGTGGCAAGACGACGCTAGGCCGAGCGCTATTACAGCTTGTCAAGCCGATGGGTGGGAAGGTGTGGTTTGAAGGAAGAGAGCTGACGCAGTTGCGAGGCGGGCAAATGCGCAAGCGTCGCCGAGAAATGCAGGTGATTTTTCAAGATCCGTATAGCTCGCTCAATCCTAGGATGAGCATCGGCAATGCGATCGCCGAGCCGCTGAAGATTCATGGTGTCATCCGCCGCAGAAAGAATCTCAAAGAGCGCGTCGAGTATCTGCTAGAACGGGTTGGCCTCGATCCGCACTGTCTCAATCGCTTTCCGCACGAGTTCTCAGGGGGACAAAGGCAGCGGGTATGTATTGCTAGGGCGCTTGCACTTAGCCCCAAGTTTATTGTTTGTGATGAATCGGTATCAGCCTTGGATGTCTCGGTGCAGGCTCAGGTGTTGAACCTACTCAAGGAGCTACAAGCAGAATTCAAGCTTACCTATATCTTTATCTCGCATGATCTAGGGGTCGTGAAATTTATGAGCGATCGGATCATGGTCATGAATCAAGGCCGTATTGAAGAGATTGGCCCTGCCGAAGAGATCTACCAGCGTCCACGCCGAGACTATACTCGTCAGCTGATTTCGGCTATTCCAGAAGGCACCTTAAAAAGAATTCAAGACTTACAAACAGAAAGAGAAAGACAAAAGGCACTTCTCTAA
- a CDS encoding CPBP family intramembrane glutamic endopeptidase — translation MTNAYIQLARQGRNHWWRYLAGCFFTLFLFIAGGTLTLGLFVAYITNDNNPNTEVLSPEAVAAGQPFIVGVSPLVLYIVYNLAFPFFLFGLYLSVRFLHRRPFQTLITSTNQISWRRIGQGFAVYFLLVVIQTAISYALSPQTFALNFRLWPFLGFLPTVVVLTSLQTSTEELFFRGYLLQGIGYRFGKWLAILLPSLLFMLLHLSNPEVITQDSWDAVASLVIYYFMIGAFLAWLTLKDNGLELALGVHAANNIATFLLVTSDNSAIPSPAIFRISEFEASFAIVISTALMLWIFSFIVFRLLRHPGRD, via the coding sequence ATGACCAACGCTTATATTCAGCTCGCCCGCCAAGGTAGAAATCACTGGTGGCGATATCTAGCGGGCTGTTTTTTCACACTCTTTCTGTTTATTGCTGGCGGTACGCTCACATTAGGGCTATTCGTCGCCTATATCACTAACGATAACAATCCAAATACCGAAGTGCTTTCGCCAGAAGCAGTAGCCGCTGGTCAGCCTTTCATCGTGGGTGTTTCGCCTCTAGTTCTCTACATTGTCTACAATCTAGCGTTTCCCTTCTTCTTGTTCGGTCTCTATCTATCAGTTCGTTTTCTTCACAGACGACCCTTTCAGACTTTGATCACATCTACGAATCAAATTAGCTGGCGGCGGATCGGCCAAGGATTCGCCGTCTACTTTCTGCTTGTCGTCATTCAGACAGCTATCAGCTATGCGCTTTCGCCGCAAACGTTCGCGCTTAACTTTCGGCTATGGCCCTTTCTTGGATTCTTGCCGACTGTTGTTGTTCTAACTTCTCTACAAACTTCAACAGAAGAACTCTTTTTTAGAGGATATCTTCTACAAGGTATCGGCTACCGTTTTGGCAAATGGCTGGCTATTCTTCTCCCCTCTTTGTTGTTTATGTTGTTACATCTATCCAACCCTGAGGTCATCACTCAAGATAGCTGGGACGCCGTTGCTAGCTTAGTTATCTATTACTTCATGATTGGTGCATTCTTAGCTTGGCTCACCCTTAAAGACAACGGTCTAGAGCTAGCGTTGGGTGTTCACGCGGCTAACAACATCGCTACTTTCCTACTAGTGACTAGTGACAACAGTGCAATCCCCTCCCCAGCGATTTTTCGTATCAGCGAGTTTGAAGCAAGTTTCGCTATTGTTATCTCTACGGCACTGATGCTATGGATATTTTCCTTTATTGTGTTTAGACTGCTGAGGCATCCTGGAAGAGATTGA
- a CDS encoding methyltransferase, with translation MSADSSAFLHTTPLEAVTQRLHKSITVGSKTFQIAYPGNADELLDHPSTQDAFHVDQYMPYWAELWPSSQMLSNVLIQQTWPANHRALEIGCGVGLAGIVALSLGMHVTFSDYDATAVEFAAENAIANGFTHFDKLPLDWRFPPNFQVPLLLAADVIYEERNIAPLVTFIQTVLEPGGICLLSDSDRSTKGEFRYALKQANLRFERQSNSVEGYEGHKVKGSVYRIYR, from the coding sequence ATGTCTGCTGATTCCTCCGCCTTCTTACACACTACGCCATTAGAAGCAGTGACCCAGCGGCTGCACAAATCTATCACTGTCGGTTCAAAGACGTTTCAAATCGCCTATCCGGGCAATGCAGACGAGCTACTCGATCATCCAAGCACTCAAGATGCCTTCCATGTCGATCAATATATGCCTTACTGGGCGGAGCTTTGGCCTTCTTCACAGATGCTGAGCAATGTGCTGATACAACAAACTTGGCCCGCTAACCATCGGGCGCTTGAAATAGGCTGCGGTGTGGGCTTAGCGGGGATTGTGGCGCTTTCTTTGGGCATGCATGTTACTTTCAGCGACTATGACGCGACAGCCGTAGAGTTTGCAGCAGAAAATGCGATCGCCAATGGTTTCACCCACTTCGACAAGCTTCCTCTCGATTGGCGCTTCCCTCCTAATTTCCAGGTGCCTTTACTTCTAGCCGCCGACGTCATCTATGAAGAGCGCAACATCGCGCCATTGGTTACTTTCATTCAGACCGTACTAGAGCCAGGGGGTATTTGCCTACTCAGCGATTCCGATCGATCGACCAAGGGCGAATTCCGCTACGCTCTTAAGCAGGCTAATCTTAGGTTTGAACGTCAATCGAACAGCGTAGAAGGGTACGAGGGACATAAGGTAAAAGGTAGCGTCTACAGGATCTATCGATAG
- a CDS encoding TrkA family potassium uptake protein gives MRPPLTSPFQRIRTGALFFLVTILVAVVGYILAGWTLLDAIYMVVITVFGVGYGEVNPLETTSIRLFTIFVIFAGALSVAYIVAGFVQLVTEGELRRALKLRQMTQEIQNLANHVIVCGYGRMGQMLTQKLEADDQRFIVLDRNPDRINAAQVLGYLVYLGNATDEDQLKAVGIDRARALATVLPEDAANVFISLTAKELNPQLMVVARGTLPSSEKKLRLAGADEVVLPASIGALRIAHLISHPSAVNFLSKDDGRANLNQMLAEIDIQMNELSVRARSPLVGRTIADVELRGRGTFIIVALRRSDGEVVIHPQPNEALHEGDIVMIMGHQEDMPNFAQRHAVRSQLRYRGARVR, from the coding sequence TTGCGTCCTCCTCTAACGAGTCCATTTCAGCGCATCCGGACTGGCGCACTATTCTTCCTGGTCACGATTCTGGTCGCGGTTGTTGGCTATATTTTAGCTGGATGGACGCTGCTAGACGCTATCTATATGGTGGTCATCACCGTCTTTGGGGTGGGCTATGGAGAAGTCAATCCTCTCGAAACCACCTCAATACGGTTGTTTACTATCTTCGTCATCTTTGCTGGCGCGCTATCGGTGGCTTACATCGTAGCGGGCTTTGTCCAACTCGTAACCGAAGGCGAACTTCGCCGAGCGCTTAAACTTAGACAAATGACCCAAGAAATCCAGAACTTAGCTAATCATGTAATCGTCTGCGGATACGGTCGTATGGGTCAGATGCTCACCCAAAAACTTGAGGCAGACGACCAACGCTTTATTGTCTTGGATCGCAACCCGGACCGCATTAACGCGGCTCAAGTATTAGGCTACCTGGTCTACTTAGGGAATGCAACCGACGAAGACCAGCTCAAAGCTGTGGGTATTGATCGTGCTCGCGCCTTAGCGACCGTTCTGCCCGAAGATGCGGCTAATGTATTTATTAGTCTGACTGCCAAAGAACTCAACCCGCAGCTCATGGTGGTGGCAAGGGGAACGCTACCGTCTTCAGAGAAAAAGCTACGCCTGGCTGGCGCTGATGAGGTTGTTTTGCCAGCTAGCATCGGAGCGTTGCGTATAGCGCACTTAATCTCGCATCCTAGCGCTGTCAATTTTTTATCTAAAGATGACGGCCGTGCCAATCTCAATCAGATGCTAGCCGAGATCGACATTCAAATGAATGAGCTCTCGGTTCGAGCAAGGTCCCCTTTAGTCGGAAGAACGATCGCTGATGTTGAACTGCGTGGTCGAGGCACTTTTATCATTGTTGCTCTAAGAAGATCTGATGGGGAAGTTGTTATCCATCCCCAGCCCAATGAAGCGCTACACGAAGGAGATATCGTTATGATCATGGGTCATCAGGAAGATATGCCCAACTTTGCCCAAAGACATGCAGTGAGGTCCCAGCTACGCTATCGAGGTGCTAGAGTTCGCTAG